CTGGACTATCACGATGCTGGCCAAAAAGATCGTGGTACACCAGCCCGGCATGCACGACACCCGCCACGTAGAACCCACTGGCGGCCAAACCATGCTGATTCAAGGGGCCGGCGTGGTGGGGGCCCTGGCCTTCGCCTTCTCCGACTCGTTCTGGTTTAACGCCGTGGAGGCCGAGGTGTACGCCATGTCGGCTTTGTGCACGGCTGCCGTCGTCTGGATTATGCTCAAGTGGGAAAACCGCGCCGATGAGGCCGATTCCGACAAGTGGCTGATTTTGATTGCCTACGTTATTGGCCTCAGCATCGGGGTCCACTTGCTCAACCTGCTGGCTATTCCGGCCCTGGGCTTCATCTACTACTACCGCCGCCACCAGAATCCAACCATGTGGGGCGGCATCCTGACACTGGTTATCAGCAGCGTGATTGTGGGCCTGATTCTGGCCGGTATCATCCCCGGTCTGCCCACACTGGCCGGCGCGTTTGAGGTGTTCTTTGTGAACAGCATTGGCCTGCCCTTCAGCTCGGGCCTGATTTTCTTCCTGCTGGCGTTTGTGGCCCTGATCTGGTTTGGCTTCCGCTATTCGTTCAAGACGCATAACCGCCTGATCAACACGGCTATGTTGAGCTTCGTGTTTATCCTTATTGGCTACTCGTCCTACCTGATTGTTCCAATTCGCTCCAGCTACGAGCCGACCATCAACGAAAACGCGCCGAAGGACGTGCTGTCTTTTGTGAGCTACCTGAAGCGCGAGCAGTACGGCGACCGGCCCTTGCTCTACGGTCCGCAGTTCAACGCGGAGCCCGTCGACCAGAAAGAAGGCTCGCCCCGTTACGTGCGCAAGGGCGACAAATACGTCATTGCTGAACGCCGCCTCGAAACCATCTACCGCGACGAGGACAAGATGCTGATTCCGCGCATCTACAGCCCCGCTCCCGAGCACATCTACAACTACAAAAAGTGGGTTGACATTCAGGAAGGCGTGAAGCCGAGCATGGGCCAGAACCTTTCCTTCCTGTTTCGCTACCAGATGGGCCACATGTATTGGCGCTACTTCCTGTGGAACTACGTAGGCCGCGACAGTGACATCCAGCAGGCCGGCGTAGTATGGCCCACCAGTGCCGGCAAAGCCGGGCTGCCCGAGCGGATTGCTACCAGCCCGGCCCGCAACAATTTCTTCGCCATTCCGCTGATTATGGGCCTGATCGGCCTGTTCTTCCATGTGCGCCGCGACGGACGCAATGCGCTGGTCATCGGCTTGCTGTTCGTATTTACGGGCCTGGCCATCGTGTTTTACCTCAACCAGCCGCCGATTGAGCCCCGGGAACGGGACTATACCTTCACGGGTGCTACCTACGCCTTTGCCATCTGGATTGGTCTGGGTGTGCTGGGCCTGGCCGACTTGCTGAAAGCCGTGCTCAAAGCGGATGGGGCCCGGGCCGTGGCTGCTACGCTGGTGGGCCTGCTGGCTCCTGCGCTGATGGTGGCCCAGGGCTGGGACGACCACGACCGTTCGGACCGCTACAACTCGGTGGACTCGGCTAAAAACCTGCTGAACTCCTGCGCCCCGAATGCCATTCTGTTCACCAACGGCGACAACGACACCTTCCCACTCTGGTACGCCCAGGAAGTGGAAGGCGTACGCACCGACGTGCGCGTGGCCGTGCTGAGCTACCTCAACACCGACTGGTACATCGAGCAGATGAAGCGCCGCGCATATTTGTCGCAGCCGCTGCCCATCTCGATGAAGAGCGACAACTACGCCCAGGGTACCAACGACTACCTGCCCTACGTGGAAAACCCGGCGGTGCAGGAAGTGAACCTGCGGGAATTCATTGGCCTCGTGGATCAGAACAGCCCGCTGCTGCAGGTGCAAACCCAGAGCGGCCGGCCCCTGCTTTCCTTCCCGACCCGTAAGTTTTACCTGCCCGTGGACACCGCGGCCGTAGAGGCCCTGGGTATTATTCCCAAGGACCGCCGCAAGCAGCTCGTGAGCCGCATGGAGTGGGACATGGGCAAAGGCGCCATCGAGAAGAAAAACCTGGTGATTCTGGATATGCTGGCGACCAACAACTGGAAGCGGCCAGTGTACTTCTCCAGCACGGTAAACTCGGCCGACTTCATGAACCTGCAACCCTACTTCCAACTCGAGGGTATGGCGTACCGGGTGCTGCCCGCCAAGGACCCTAACTACGACCCGCGCGGCAACGAGGGCTACGTGGCCAAGGACCTCATGTTTGAGAACATGATGAAGAAGTTTGCCTACCGCAACCTGGACCGGGCCGACATTTTCTACGACGAAAACAACCTACGCTTCCCGGCCAACTACCGCGACAAGTTCTCCCGTCTGGCTGAAGCCTACCTGGCAGCCGGCGACAAAGCCACTGCCAAACAGGTGCTCGACAAATGCTTCCAGGTGATGCCCGACAAGAGCATCCGCTACGACTACTATGTCCCGCAGTTTGTGGTGCCGCTTATTCAGGTGGGTGAAAAAGCCCGTGCCAATGAAATCATGGATACCATGACGAGCCGTGCCGAGCAGTCGTTGGCCTACTACAGTACCCGCAACAGCTCCCTGTTCGACATGGAAGTACAAACCAACCTGCTGGCCCTGCAAAGCGTGTATCGCGCCGCCGAGGAAGTAGGCGACCAGGCCCGGGCTAAAAAAGCCGTGGAGCTGCTCAACCAGTACTATCCGCGCCAATAAGGTTTTGTCAACTTGAGCGTTATAAAACAGCCGCCCTAAAGCAGGGTGGCTGTTTTTGTTTTAGCAATTAGCCGAGCGCCACCGTATTGGTTAGCAATGGCCGCCTGCACGGCTCAGGCCCGGTTTTTGGCTGATATTGCGTTTGGTCCAAGTCTGTTTCGTATGCCTACTTTCCTTCGCTGCCTGCCCCTTGGGTTGTTACTACTGCTCAGCTGGGCTGCTCACCCGCTCGTGGCCCAGCGGCGCGACTTCACCGGGCAGTATCAGCCTCTACGCCGCATTCAGGTCGATACGCGCCGGGAAGGCGACAGTCTGCGGGTGTATCTGTACTTTCCCGACGGCAGCGTACTACAGCGCGGCGAACCGCTGCGGGTGGCAGTTTGGGAAAACTATCAGGCCAAACGCCCGCTCTGGCGCACTACCGTAGGACAGCTTGCTAGGCGCATCCACAAGGCCGAGTCGGCTGCCTGGGTAGAGTTTTGCGTGGCAGCTGCTGCAGTGCAGCCCGGACAGGTGCTGAGTGCAAGTTGTGCCCCGGAAAATGAAGCCGATACCGGAGACGCCGCCTGGCTCAGCATCAGCCGGGAGCGGCTGGCCCGCCCGTTTCTACTCACCGACTCGCTCGGCGACCCACTGCTGCGCCGCTATGTACGCCGTGGGGAACGGTTTCTGATTGATTGTTACGGCCCGGATAAACCCACGACGGCCAAGCACTACGATGCCAGCTTCGTGGCCGCCCTGCCGCCCATGTCGACAGCTGGCGCCCCGCCCCAACAGCGCAAGCTGCCCGCCCGCGACTCTCTTTTCTTCCGTGCCGGGCAGCTGCTTACCCTGAGCCAGCCGGGCTTGTACGCCCTGCGCGTGTCGGGTACGGCCGCGCCAGTGGGCTTGCTAGTGACGGATGAGGACTTCCCGGAGCTGAACACGGCCGACGAGCTGATTCAGCCCCTGATTTATCTGACGACTTCCGCCGAACGCAATGCCTTGCGGGAAGCAGCGCAGCCGAAGCGGGCCGTCGACCAGTTTTGGCTGAAAGTGGCCGGTGGCAATCAAACCCAGGCCCGGCAGTTAATTCGAACGTATTACGGCCGGGTAGCGGCGGCCAACCAGCTCTTTACCGCCCACAAAGCCGGCTGGATGACGGACCGCGGCATGCTCTACACCGTACTAGGCGCTCCCGAAACTGTATATCGGACTGCTACCGAGGAAAACTGGGTGTACCGGGGCACCAGGGAAGGCAGCACGACGTATACGTTCCGGCACAAACCCAGTACCTTTGCCCCCGAACACTATGAATTGGTGCGCCGGCCGGAGTATGAAATGCTGTGGTATGCCGCCGTTGAGCAATGGAGAAAAGGAATGACGACCGCCCGGAGCGGCCGCTGAATGAGCGGCGCACGTACTATAACAGCGAAAACCGCCCGGTGAGCCGCGAAGAGCGGAGCGACAGCCGTCCGCCCCGCAGCAGCGACGACCGCCGCGACTCGCGGGGTGGCGGCGACTACAAACCCCGCTACCCCCACAAGCCCGCCGCCGACCGCAGCATCGACATGCTGTTCGGGTTGCGCCCAATTCTGGAGGCGCTGACGGCTGGCCGCACCCTGGAAAAAATTTTCCTGCTGCGCGGCACCAAAAACAGCGTTACCCAAGAAATTACGGAGCTGGCCAAAGCTGCCAACGTACCGATGTCGCTGGTGCCTATTGAGAAGCTCAACGACCTGACTCGCAAAAACCACCAGGGCGCCGTAGCCTTCGTGTCGCCCATCGATTACCAGCCCCTCGATAGCATCTTGGCGGGCTTGTACGAGGAAGGCAAAACTCCCCTGCTCCTGCTGCTCGACCGGATTACGGACGTGCGCAACTTCGGCTCTATTGCCCGCAACGCCGAATGTATGGGCGTGCACGCCATCGTGGTGCCTAGCCGCGGCGCCGCCCAAATCAACGGGGACGCGCTGAAAACCTCGGCCGGGGCCCTAAACTTGATTCCGGTGTGCCGGGAGCCTAACCTGAAAGAAACCATTACGTTTTTGAAGGAGTCGGGCGTCACCGTTATTGCCTGCACCGAGAAGTCGGACGCCAGCCTGGAAGCCGGAACCGTGGACATGACCGGCCCGGTGGCCGTGCTTATGGGCAGTGAGGAAGACGGCATCTCGCCCGAGTATCTTAAGCTGGCCGACCACAAGCTGCGCATCCCGATGGCCGGCCAGATTGGCTCCCTCAACGTGTCGGTAGCCAGTGGCATCATGCTGTTTGAAGTGCTGCGCCAGCGCCTGAAAAGCGGCCAGTAACACATTTCCACCCCTATTAAAGCCTACGCAACAGCATGTTGCGTAGGCTTTTTGGTTTTTATTCACAGCTACTTAGCTACGTAGAGCTTCTTTCTAGTAGCGCCTTGCAACCTTGCAGTATAGAGTTGGCTCTTGCTTTCAGCTATGGCGACTGACGCCTTTTCCTGCCAACGGTTATTCCTACTTCCATGCTGAGAATTACACTTACTACGGCTCTGCTAATGGGCCTTGCCCTGACAGCCCACGCCCAGGATACTCCCCACCGCTTCGAAGTAGGTCTTGAGATGGTCAATTACTCTCCCTTCGCGAAGCAGACCTACAACTACGCCAACAGCCAGCTCAACGACAAGGCGCAGTGGGCCTCCGGGGCTGTATTCCGCTATAATCTGGGGCGCTTCGGCCTGCGCTCCGGCATCAGCTACAACACCAGCACTGACAAGACCTCCGATTATCCGCTCAGTTCCTGCGCGGATTGTGTGCAAGGCACCACGACCGGCAAAGACCTGCGGGTGCGGCTCGGTGCGCAGTACACTCCCATTGCCAAGGCCCCGTGGCTCTACGCGTTCAGCGACTTTTACTACCGCCGCTACACGTCTGAGGGCAACTTTACCGGCGGCTTCTGCGGTTGCCTCGATACGGATGTAAACGTAACTTCCGACGGGGTAGGCAACAGCACGGGCCTAGGCGTCAAAATCCGCACTTGGAAACACTTCTACCTGAATCCTGAAGTGTACTACGATGTGCTGCGGGTCCCCAACTCCGTCAGCAGTTCTGACCGGAACTCGGGCAGCTACTTCCAATACGACACCCGCACTAAGCTGCAAGCCCCAGCTATACGCGTCAATGCCATTATTGCCTTCTAGTCTATTCTATCAGCGTTATTTCTACGAACAAAAAGGCCCGTTGCATTACGCAACGGGCCTTTTTGTTCATTGTATAAGCAGTCGGTCGGCTAGTTATAGCCCGTACCTTTTTTCGACTTCACGTCGGCTACGAATTCCTTTACGCGCTGCTCCTCGGTACGCTTGCAGATCAGCAGCACGTTGTCGTACTCGGCGATGATGTAGCCGTCGAGGCCTTGTACTACCACTAGGCGCTCAGAAGGCGTTTTGATAACGCACTCCCGGGTGTCGTAGAGCAGTGCGTCGCCGTCTACCACGTTGTTATCGGCGTCGTGGTGGCCCATGCGGTGCAGCGAGTCCCAGGTGCCCAGGTCGCTCCAGCCAAAGTCGGCGGGCAGCACGTACACGTTGTCGGCCTTCTCCATCACCCCGTAGTCGATGCTGATGTTGCGGCAGCGGGTGTAGGCCTGGGCAATAAAGTCGGCCTCCTGCGCGGTGCCCAGTTCACTGATGCCTTCATCGAATACCTCAGCAATATCGCCCAGATACTGGTGGAACGCATGAATAATCACGTCGGCGCGCCACACGAACAGGCCGGAATTCCACAAAAAGTCGCCGCTTTCCACAAACATGCGGGCTAGCTCCAGATTTGGCTTTTCGGTGAAGGTTTTAACTTTCTTCACGCCCCGGGGTAAGCCGCTTTTGCTATCCTCGTCGATATACTGAATGTAGCCGTAGCCCGTATCGGGCCGGGACGGCTGAATACCCAGCGTAAGCAGCACGTCGTGGTTTTCGGCTACGTCTATGGCCTGCCGGATGATGGTCCGGAACTCCTCCTCGTGCAGCACGGCGTGGTCGGCGGGCGTCACGATAATGGTAGCTTTGGGGTTGCGCTTGGCAATGCAGTAGCTGGCGTAGGCAATACAGGGAGCCGTATTGCGGCCAATAGGCTCGCCTAGAATCTGGCTGGCAGGCAACTCGGGCAGGTGCTGCTGGACCAGTTCCATATAGTCGCGGTTGGTCACCACGAAGACGTTTTCGGCGGGGCAGATTTCCTTGAACCGGTCTACGGTAAGCTGGAGCATGGAGCGGCCCACTCCCATTACATCGTGAAACTGCTTGGGCAGGTGCGTGCGGCTAAAAGGCCAAAATCGGCTGCCAATGCCACCGGCCATCACGACGAGGAACGTATTCTGATTCATCAGAAAAAGCTGATTAGAGTGTAATACCAGGTTTGAGAAAAGCAAACATAGTATTTAATCGTAAATAAATGTAACAATTTTACTACACCAAGCCTTCGCGCAGCAAATCGTGTAAATGAATGAACCCACTAAATTGTCCATTTTCCGTGACAATTAATTGGGTGATGTTCCGGCTTTGCATCCGCACCAACGCCTCGGCCGCAAAATCATCCACATCGATACTCATTGGATTAGGTGTCATAATGTCGCGGGCCCGGACCTGCTCTAGCTTGGTGAAGTTGGTGAGCATGCGCCGCAGGTCGCCGTCGGTAATGATGCCCAGCAGGTGGCCATCGGCCAAGGCCAGCACGGCCGTAGCCCCGAGGCGCTTGCCCGATATTTCGAGGATGATGTCCTTGAGCGGGGCATTTTCCAGCACCTGGGGCGTCTGGTTCTGCCGGCTCAGGTCGCCTACCTTCAAGTAGAGTTTCTTGCCTAGCGTACCACCGGGATGCAAGCGGGCAAAGTCGGCGGAGGTGAACTCCCGCGACTCAAGCAGGCATACGGCCAGCGCATCGCCCAGGGCTAGGGCGGCGGTGGTGCTGGTGGTGGGCGCCAGGTTGTGCGGGCAGGCCTCGCGGGTCACGGGCGCGTGCAGCACGTAGTCGGCCTGCACGCCCAAGTAGGAGTCGGCATTGCTGACCAGGGCGGCCAGCGGCACGCCCTTGCGCTTGAGCAGCGGCACCAGCACTTTTATTTCGGGCGTGTCGCCGCTCTTGCTGATGGCAATGACGAAATCCTCGGGCTGAATCATGCCCAGGTCGCCGTGAATGGCGTCGGCGGCGTGCATAAACAGCGCGGGCGTGCCCGTGGAGTTCAGCGTAGCTACCATCTTGCCCGCAATGTGGGCACTCTTACCGATGCCGGTAACCACGACCCGACCCCGTAAAGAGAGTATGGCGGCTACGCATTGTGCAAAATCCGGCGTTTGGGCTATGGCCTCGGCCACGCCCCGAATTGCGTCAGCTTCTTCGAGAAGCACTTTTTTTGCAATTGTGTTGGTGTCGTTCTGCTGTTTCAATCTAAATTTGTCTAGATTGAGTAACCAACACTAGCTGTGCTGGTGCTCAAGTCTGCAACTCAAAAGAGCAAGTGGAAATGTCGATGCCAGCGGTAAAACAAGCAGTCAAGCGTGAGGCTGATCTGAAAGGCAAGTTAAAGGAAGTTTTTGGGTACGGTCAGTTTCGCGGCACCCAGGAAGCCATCATTCAGAACGTCATCGAGGGCAACAACACCTTCGTGATTATGCCGACTGGCGCTGGTAAGTCGCTGTGCTACCAGCTGCCCGCGTTGATTCTGCCCGGCACGGCTATCGTTATTTCTCCCCTGATTGCCCTGATGAAAAATCAGGTGGATCAGCTCAACGCTTTCGGGGTAAATGCCCAGTTTCTGAACTCGACCTTGTCGAAGTCGGAGACGAACCGGGTGAAAAAGGACGTCATTAGTGGGGAAGTAAAGCTGCTGTATGTGGCGCCCGAAAGCCTGACCAAGGAAGAAACCATCGACTTCCTGCAGAAGGCCACCATCAGCTTCGTGGCTATCGACGAGGCTCACTGCATCTCGGAGTGGGGCCACGACTTCCGCCCCGAGTACCGCCGCATCCGAGGCATCATCGACAATATCGGCCAAGTACCGATTATTGCCCTCACGGCCACGGCTACGCCCAAGGTGCAGCTCGACATCCAGAAAAACCTGCAGATGGATGAGGCTTCGGTGTTCAAGACCTCGTTTAACCGCACCAACCTCTATTACGAGGTGCGGCCCAAGCACAACACCAAAAAGCAGCTGATTCAGTACGTGAAACAGCACAAGGGCAAAGCCGGCATCGTGTACTGCCTCTCGCGCAAGAAGGTGGAGGAAATTGCCGAGCTGCTACGCGTCAACGACGTGAAGGCCCTGCCCTACCACGCCGGCCTCGACCCCCACGTGCGCATGGCCAACCAGGACGCCTTCCTGAATGAAGAAGCCGACGTGATTGTGGCTACCATTGCCTTCGGCATGGGCATCGACAAGCCCGACGTGCGCTTCGTGATTCACTACGATACGCCTAAGTCCATCGAAGGCTACTACCAAGAAACCGGCCGCGGCGGCCGCGACGGCCTGGAAGGCAACTGCCTGATGTTCTACAGCTACGACGACATCGTCAAGCTGGAGAAGTTCAACAAGGACAAGCCAGTGACCGAGCGCGACAACTCCAAGCTGCTGCTCCAGGAAATGGCTAACTACGCCGACTCGGCGGTGTGCCGGCGCAAGCAGCTGCTGCACTACTTCGGCGAGCATTTCGAGAAGGATTGCGGCTTCTGCGACAACTGCAAGCACCCCAAGGAGCGTTTCGAAGCCAAGGACGAAGTACTGATGGCCCTCAAGGCCGTGGTGCAAACCGAGGAGCGCTTCGGCATTGAGCACATTGGCACGGTACTCATGGGCATGAACAACGCCCACGTAGAAAGCTACGGCCACAATGCCCTACCCATTTATGGGGTGGGCAAGGACCACGACGCGGCCTTCTGGCACTCGCTCTTGCGACAGGCCTTGCTCAATGGCTTCCTGGAAAAGGATATTGAGAACTTCGGCGTGGTGAAAATCTGTCCGAAAGGCTTAGATTTCATTGAGAATCCGCATTCTATCAAACTCACCAAGGACCATAACTACGAGGAAGAGGTGAAAGAAGAGCAAGAAAAAGAGGAAGTCCAGGAAGCCGCCGGCCACGACGCCGCCCTTTTTGAGATGCTGAAATCCTTGCGCAAGAAGATAGCCAAGGAAAAGAACCTGCCCCCCTATGTGCTGTTTCAGGACCCGAGCCTGAAGGAAATGGCCACGACCTTCCCCACCAAGATGGACGACCTCGCCCACGTGGGCGGCGTGGGCCTGGGCAAGGCGCAGAAATTTGGCCAGCCCTTCCTGGCGCTGATTCAGAAATACGTCGACGAAAACGACATCGTGACGGCTGCCGACGTGGTGGTCAAGTCCGCCGTCAATAAGTCGAAGATCAAGATCTACATCATTCAGCAGATTGATAAGAAGATGGACCTGGAGGAAATTGCTGCCTCCAAGGGCATCGACATGCGCGAGCTGATGGAGGAAATCGAGCACATCTGCTACTCCGGTACCAAGCTCAACCTCGACTATTATATCGACGGGGTATTGGACCAGGACCGGCAGGAGGAAATCACCGACTACTTCCTGCAGGCCAGCACCGACAATATTGCCGTGGCCCTCAAGGAACTCGGTCCCGACGACTACACCGAGGAAGACCTGCGCCTGATGCGCATCAAGTTCTTGAGCGAATACGCTAACTAGGTTGTAACCCAGCCCGTCATTCCGAACAAAGTGAGGAATCTCGCGTGCTGCTGTTGGCAGAGTAACCTGCTCAGCCTTGCACGCGAGATACCTCCCGCGGGTCGACACGACGGGCTGTTTTGTTATTCACTATCGAAAAGCCACCTCTTCGGGGTGGCTTTTTCGTTGCCTTGGAATAGGATTCTTTCGGGGCAAGCCAGGGGCTTTAACCAATCCCGCCGGGAGTTTGCCCAAAACCTGCCTATGTCCGGGGCAAAACGTCGGCAGGTTTCACCCAAAACATAGTTATGTTTTGGGTGAAACCTGCCGACGTTTTGCGGTGACATCCGAAAAGACCGTTTCCAGGACCTGGGGGCACTTTTGCGGGAGAGCCGGATTGATGCCGCGCAGCCCGACGGGCAAAATCGTGTAATTAGATTATTCCGGTGCCTTCTTATCTTCGGCTTTGCATCTCCCCTAACGCCACTTCTATGTTTACTTTCTCCTCTCCGAGTGCCCGGCAGCTGGGCTTCACGGTGCTGGCCAGCCTGGCCGCGCTGGGTAGCGCGGCGGCCGACAAGCCAGCCCCGCCCACCAATCCGCTCACGCCAGGGTTTAACCAGGTCATCGACTTCCGCCGCGCCACCAAGGCTGACGTGAAGCAGGCCACCGACGCGGTTATCAGCGACACCAAGGCGTCGTTGCAGGCTATCTATAAGGTGCCGGCTACCAAGCGCACCTTCGCCAACACCATGCTGGCCCTCGACAACCTGGGGGACCATATCGGCAATGTGGCCGGGCCCATCAGCATTCTGTTCAACGCCAGCCCCGACTCGGCCATCCGCAACCAGGCCCAGCGCAGCATTGCCCAGATCAGCAAGTACGGCAACGAGCTGGAGCTCGACGAGCAGCTCTACAAGGCCGTGAAGGACTACTCCAAGACCAAGGAGGCCCAGGGCCTGACCGGGTTCCGGAAGAAGTACCTGACCGAAACGGTGGAAGACTATGAGCGCAACGGCTTTGCCCTCACGCCCGAGAAACGCAAGGAATTGCAGGCTATCAACGACAAAATCGGGGATTTGAGTTTGGCCTTCGGAGCCAATATTGCCAAAGACCAGGGCTTTTTGCTGGTGAATGCGGCCGACATGAAAGGCCTGCCCGAAGACTACATCAAGAGTCGCCCCAAGGCCGGCGACGCCTACCGCATCGGCCTCGACGGCCCGGCCTATGGTACGTTCATGAAGTACGCCGAGTCGGATGCCCTGCGCAAGCAACTCTACATCTTATATAACAACCGCGCCTCGGAGAAAAACCTGGACGTGCTGAAGCAGTTGCTGATCGAGCGCCAGAAGAAGGCGCAGCTGCTGGGCTACAAGACTTACGCTGCCTACCAAACCAGCTCGCGCATGGCCAAAACGCCCGAAACGGTGTGGGCCTTCGAAACCAAGCTGGTGGACCGCGTCAAGCAGAAAAGCCAGCAGGATTTGGAGGAGCTGCTCGTGGTGAAGCGCGCTTACACCAAGGACCCTAGCGCCAAGGTTATCAACGCCTGGGAAAGCGCCTTCTACAACAACCTGCTGATGAAGGACAAGTACCAGCTCGACGCCGAGAAAGTGAAGGAGTACTTCGAAGT
Above is a genomic segment from Hymenobacter cellulosivorans containing:
- the recQ gene encoding DNA helicase RecQ; this encodes MPAVKQAVKREADLKGKLKEVFGYGQFRGTQEAIIQNVIEGNNTFVIMPTGAGKSLCYQLPALILPGTAIVISPLIALMKNQVDQLNAFGVNAQFLNSTLSKSETNRVKKDVISGEVKLLYVAPESLTKEETIDFLQKATISFVAIDEAHCISEWGHDFRPEYRRIRGIIDNIGQVPIIALTATATPKVQLDIQKNLQMDEASVFKTSFNRTNLYYEVRPKHNTKKQLIQYVKQHKGKAGIVYCLSRKKVEEIAELLRVNDVKALPYHAGLDPHVRMANQDAFLNEEADVIVATIAFGMGIDKPDVRFVIHYDTPKSIEGYYQETGRGGRDGLEGNCLMFYSYDDIVKLEKFNKDKPVTERDNSKLLLQEMANYADSAVCRRKQLLHYFGEHFEKDCGFCDNCKHPKERFEAKDEVLMALKAVVQTEERFGIEHIGTVLMGMNNAHVESYGHNALPIYGVGKDHDAAFWHSLLRQALLNGFLEKDIENFGVVKICPKGLDFIENPHSIKLTKDHNYEEEVKEEQEKEEVQEAAGHDAALFEMLKSLRKKIAKEKNLPPYVLFQDPSLKEMATTFPTKMDDLAHVGGVGLGKAQKFGQPFLALIQKYVDENDIVTAADVVVKSAVNKSKIKIYIIQQIDKKMDLEEIAASKGIDMRELMEEIEHICYSGTKLNLDYYIDGVLDQDRQEEITDYFLQASTDNIAVALKELGPDDYTEEDLRLMRIKFLSEYAN
- the rlmB gene encoding 23S rRNA (guanosine(2251)-2'-O)-methyltransferase RlmB; the protein is MEKRNDDRPERPLNERRTYYNSENRPVSREERSDSRPPRSSDDRRDSRGGGDYKPRYPHKPAADRSIDMLFGLRPILEALTAGRTLEKIFLLRGTKNSVTQEITELAKAANVPMSLVPIEKLNDLTRKNHQGAVAFVSPIDYQPLDSILAGLYEEGKTPLLLLLDRITDVRNFGSIARNAECMGVHAIVVPSRGAAQINGDALKTSAGALNLIPVCREPNLKETITFLKESGVTVIACTEKSDASLEAGTVDMTGPVAVLMGSEEDGISPEYLKLADHKLRIPMAGQIGSLNVSVASGIMLFEVLRQRLKSGQ
- a CDS encoding glycosyltransferase family 117 protein; translated protein: MRSYKSLNNLVGWLVFAIATLTYVLTLEPTASFWDCGEFIACSYKLLVPHPPGAPTFLLLGRLFSLFSFGDVTKVSVLINFLSALSSSFTVLFLFWTITMLAKKIVVHQPGMHDTRHVEPTGGQTMLIQGAGVVGALAFAFSDSFWFNAVEAEVYAMSALCTAAVVWIMLKWENRADEADSDKWLILIAYVIGLSIGVHLLNLLAIPALGFIYYYRRHQNPTMWGGILTLVISSVIVGLILAGIIPGLPTLAGAFEVFFVNSIGLPFSSGLIFFLLAFVALIWFGFRYSFKTHNRLINTAMLSFVFILIGYSSYLIVPIRSSYEPTINENAPKDVLSFVSYLKREQYGDRPLLYGPQFNAEPVDQKEGSPRYVRKGDKYVIAERRLETIYRDEDKMLIPRIYSPAPEHIYNYKKWVDIQEGVKPSMGQNLSFLFRYQMGHMYWRYFLWNYVGRDSDIQQAGVVWPTSAGKAGLPERIATSPARNNFFAIPLIMGLIGLFFHVRRDGRNALVIGLLFVFTGLAIVFYLNQPPIEPRERDYTFTGATYAFAIWIGLGVLGLADLLKAVLKADGARAVAATLVGLLAPALMVAQGWDDHDRSDRYNSVDSAKNLLNSCAPNAILFTNGDNDTFPLWYAQEVEGVRTDVRVAVLSYLNTDWYIEQMKRRAYLSQPLPISMKSDNYAQGTNDYLPYVENPAVQEVNLREFIGLVDQNSPLLQVQTQSGRPLLSFPTRKFYLPVDTAAVEALGIIPKDRRKQLVSRMEWDMGKGAIEKKNLVILDMLATNNWKRPVYFSSTVNSADFMNLQPYFQLEGMAYRVLPAKDPNYDPRGNEGYVAKDLMFENMMKKFAYRNLDRADIFYDENNLRFPANYRDKFSRLAEAYLAAGDKATAKQVLDKCFQVMPDKSIRYDYYVPQFVVPLIQVGEKARANEIMDTMTSRAEQSLAYYSTRNSSLFDMEVQTNLLALQSVYRAAEEVGDQARAKKAVELLNQYYPRQ
- a CDS encoding outer membrane beta-barrel protein, which translates into the protein MLRITLTTALLMGLALTAHAQDTPHRFEVGLEMVNYSPFAKQTYNYANSQLNDKAQWASGAVFRYNLGRFGLRSGISYNTSTDKTSDYPLSSCADCVQGTTTGKDLRVRLGAQYTPIAKAPWLYAFSDFYYRRYTSEGNFTGGFCGCLDTDVNVTSDGVGNSTGLGVKIRTWKHFYLNPEVYYDVLRVPNSVSSSDRNSGSYFQYDTRTKLQAPAIRVNAIIAF
- a CDS encoding mannose-1-phosphate guanylyltransferase, encoding MNQNTFLVVMAGGIGSRFWPFSRTHLPKQFHDVMGVGRSMLQLTVDRFKEICPAENVFVVTNRDYMELVQQHLPELPASQILGEPIGRNTAPCIAYASYCIAKRNPKATIIVTPADHAVLHEEEFRTIIRQAIDVAENHDVLLTLGIQPSRPDTGYGYIQYIDEDSKSGLPRGVKKVKTFTEKPNLELARMFVESGDFLWNSGLFVWRADVIIHAFHQYLGDIAEVFDEGISELGTAQEADFIAQAYTRCRNISIDYGVMEKADNVYVLPADFGWSDLGTWDSLHRMGHHDADNNVVDGDALLYDTRECVIKTPSERLVVVQGLDGYIIAEYDNVLLICKRTEEQRVKEFVADVKSKKGTGYN
- a CDS encoding GWxTD domain-containing protein: MPTFLRCLPLGLLLLLSWAAHPLVAQRRDFTGQYQPLRRIQVDTRREGDSLRVYLYFPDGSVLQRGEPLRVAVWENYQAKRPLWRTTVGQLARRIHKAESAAWVEFCVAAAAVQPGQVLSASCAPENEADTGDAAWLSISRERLARPFLLTDSLGDPLLRRYVRRGERFLIDCYGPDKPTTAKHYDASFVAALPPMSTAGAPPQQRKLPARDSLFFRAGQLLTLSQPGLYALRVSGTAAPVGLLVTDEDFPELNTADELIQPLIYLTTSAERNALREAAQPKRAVDQFWLKVAGGNQTQARQLIRTYYGRVAAANQLFTAHKAGWMTDRGMLYTVLGAPETVYRTATEENWVYRGTREGSTTYTFRHKPSTFAPEHYELVRRPEYEMLWYAAVEQWRKGMTTARSGR
- a CDS encoding KpsF/GutQ family sugar-phosphate isomerase — translated: MLLEEADAIRGVAEAIAQTPDFAQCVAAILSLRGRVVVTGIGKSAHIAGKMVATLNSTGTPALFMHAADAIHGDLGMIQPEDFVIAISKSGDTPEIKVLVPLLKRKGVPLAALVSNADSYLGVQADYVLHAPVTREACPHNLAPTTSTTAALALGDALAVCLLESREFTSADFARLHPGGTLGKKLYLKVGDLSRQNQTPQVLENAPLKDIILEISGKRLGATAVLALADGHLLGIITDGDLRRMLTNFTKLEQVRARDIMTPNPMSIDVDDFAAEALVRMQSRNITQLIVTENGQFSGFIHLHDLLREGLV